One Deltaproteobacteria bacterium genomic region harbors:
- a CDS encoding alcohol dehydrogenase catalytic domain-containing protein, producing MKAAVCDVFGKPLTIREVPTPSPGPGELLIRVHGCGVCHSDLHLVDGDWAAWGTPLPIIPGHEVTGIVEKIGENVTAFTPGDRAGVPWMQYACGRCAPCKAGAEMLCAAQRSTGVTVNGGYAEFVSAPEAFVHKIPDVLDLVEAAPLLCAGITVFAPLRRAGNLAGKTVAVAGIGGLGHLGVRMAAAMGAHVVAIVRGQGKAELARSLGARDVIDSEKEKIGRALTKMGGADVILLTGISARLFEECIPGLGPNGTLVILAAIAENASVLPAGIITGQKRIVGSLIGTRDDMDAMLRFAADHGIRSMVERHPLSAVNEVLGKLRDGKVRLRAVLTPGS from the coding sequence GATCCGGGTCCACGGGTGCGGGGTCTGCCACAGCGACCTTCACCTGGTCGACGGGGACTGGGCGGCGTGGGGAACCCCCCTTCCGATCATCCCCGGCCACGAGGTGACCGGCATCGTGGAAAAGATCGGCGAAAACGTGACCGCGTTCACCCCGGGCGACCGTGCGGGGGTGCCGTGGATGCAGTACGCCTGCGGCCGATGCGCCCCGTGCAAGGCCGGGGCGGAGATGCTGTGCGCGGCCCAGCGGAGCACCGGCGTGACGGTAAACGGCGGCTACGCGGAGTTCGTTTCCGCGCCGGAGGCGTTCGTCCACAAGATCCCGGACGTGCTGGACCTGGTGGAGGCGGCCCCCCTGCTCTGCGCGGGGATCACGGTGTTCGCCCCGCTGCGGCGCGCGGGGAACCTGGCCGGGAAGACCGTCGCGGTGGCCGGAATCGGGGGGTTGGGGCACCTCGGCGTCCGGATGGCCGCGGCGATGGGCGCCCACGTGGTCGCCATTGTGCGGGGACAGGGGAAGGCGGAGCTCGCCCGTTCGCTGGGAGCCCGCGACGTCATCGACTCGGAGAAGGAGAAGATCGGCCGGGCGTTGACGAAGATGGGCGGCGCGGACGTCATCCTCCTCACCGGGATCTCCGCCCGGCTCTTCGAGGAGTGCATCCCCGGGCTCGGGCCGAACGGGACGCTGGTGATCCTGGCGGCGATCGCGGAGAACGCCTCGGTCCTCCCGGCGGGGATCATCACGGGGCAGAAGCGGATCGTCGGATCGCTGATCGGCACCAGGGACGACATGGACGCGATGCTCCGGTTCGCCGCCGACCACGGCATCCGGTCGATGGTGGAGCGCCACCCCCTCTCCGCGGTCAACGAGGTGCTCGGGAAATTGCGGGACGGCAAGGTGCGGCTACGGGCGGTGCTCACCCCCGGATCGTAA
- a CDS encoding methyltransferase — IGAILGESAGGRLLDLYAGAGNFALPLAAKVREVVAVEGEAQSFKELRGNVRENALGNVRIVRSSVETFRPEGRFDALVLDPPRAGLSERSLSRVREIAAGKVFYVSCNPSTLARDVRSLSDRYDLALLEMHDFFPNTHHVEALAVLTIRG; from the coding sequence GGATCGGGGCGATCCTCGGCGAGTCCGCGGGAGGGCGTCTGCTGGACCTCTATGCGGGCGCCGGGAACTTCGCGCTTCCCTTGGCGGCCAAGGTTCGTGAGGTCGTCGCGGTCGAAGGGGAGGCGCAGTCGTTCAAGGAGTTGCGCGGGAACGTGCGGGAAAACGCCCTCGGGAACGTCCGGATCGTCCGTTCGAGCGTGGAAACGTTCCGCCCGGAAGGGCGGTTCGACGCGCTGGTTCTCGATCCGCCGAGGGCGGGCCTGTCGGAACGGTCGCTGTCGCGGGTCCGGGAGATCGCCGCCGGGAAAGTCTTCTACGTCTCGTGCAACCCGTCCACCCTCGCCCGCGACGTCCGATCCCTGTCGGACCGGTACGATCTCGCCTTGCTCGAGATGCACGACTTCTTCCCCAACACCCACCACGTCGAGGCACTGGCCGTACTTACGATCCGGGGGTGA